In a single window of the Bacillus clarus genome:
- a CDS encoding MDR family MFS transporter — protein MRKKVMMSLMLMTFLSAVEGTIVSTAIPRITSDLSGVELVSWVYAIYMLATAVSTPIYGKLADLFGRKKVLLIGAAIFLIGSALCGVVTSMEQLIIFRALQGIGAGAVMPITMTIIGDLYSEAKDRAKAQGWMSAVWGVSGVIGPLVGGFLVDSLSWRYIFFLNVPFGILACAMIAISYKESIKPAKHHIDYPGAIIFSLSTIALLYALLTGSSKQNWDDMTIIGLLIFAAVSFIIFLFIEKKSPEPLIPLALFSNRTLSIINILTLIAGAMIISITMYLPIWSQGVLGKNATEAGLILMPIPVMWTFGAILSGNLVGKLQTKQIILLGASILSIATFLLFTLSTDSPSFLIYVAVGLFGLGMGLVTPIYMVTIQAAVPAHTRGTAVGLNTFINTFSQTLGAAIFGTIFNTMIHARGIKNLDLVSSGGHGGTVTNVVTESQEALASSVHVIYMSTFVLAVLTLIIAWLVLKPSTQTSEQ, from the coding sequence ATGAGAAAAAAAGTCATGATGTCTTTAATGTTAATGACGTTTCTTTCTGCTGTAGAAGGAACGATTGTTAGTACAGCAATCCCTCGTATAACGAGTGATTTGTCAGGCGTCGAACTTGTTAGTTGGGTATATGCAATTTATATGCTTGCAACAGCTGTTTCGACTCCAATATACGGAAAACTAGCCGATTTATTCGGACGCAAAAAAGTTTTGCTCATCGGGGCGGCAATCTTTTTAATCGGTTCTGCACTTTGCGGAGTCGTTACATCAATGGAACAATTAATCATCTTCCGCGCCCTTCAAGGTATAGGGGCCGGTGCTGTAATGCCGATTACGATGACAATTATCGGGGACTTATATAGCGAAGCGAAAGACCGCGCAAAGGCACAAGGCTGGATGAGTGCTGTTTGGGGTGTTTCCGGTGTTATCGGACCATTAGTAGGCGGATTTTTAGTTGATTCCCTTTCTTGGCGCTACATCTTCTTCTTAAACGTTCCATTTGGAATTCTTGCATGTGCGATGATTGCGATTTCCTATAAAGAATCAATCAAACCAGCGAAACACCATATCGACTATCCTGGAGCGATTATCTTCTCATTAAGTACAATCGCTTTACTATATGCACTATTAACAGGAAGCAGTAAGCAAAACTGGGATGACATGACAATTATCGGCCTATTAATCTTTGCCGCTGTTTCATTCATTATTTTCTTATTCATCGAGAAAAAATCTCCGGAACCATTAATTCCGCTAGCGCTTTTCTCTAACCGTACATTATCTATCATAAACATACTAACGCTTATTGCTGGCGCAATGATTATTAGTATTACAATGTATCTTCCAATTTGGAGCCAAGGTGTATTAGGAAAAAACGCGACAGAAGCTGGACTCATTTTAATGCCGATTCCTGTTATGTGGACATTCGGTGCTATTCTTTCTGGTAACTTAGTTGGCAAATTACAAACGAAACAAATCATTTTACTTGGAGCTAGTATTTTATCAATTGCTACCTTCTTATTATTTACATTATCAACAGATTCACCATCATTCCTTATTTATGTTGCAGTTGGATTATTCGGCTTAGGAATGGGGCTTGTTACACCTATTTACATGGTAACAATTCAAGCAGCTGTACCTGCACATACACGCGGCACAGCAGTCGGCTTAAACACATTCATTAACACGTTTAGCCAAACATTAGGTGCTGCAATTTTCGGGACGATCTTCAATACGATGATACATGCACGTGGTATCAAAAACCTTGACCTCGTATCTTCTGGTGGACACGGAGGAACTGTGACAAACGTAGTAACGGAATCGCAAGAAGCATTAGCTTCCAGTGTACATGTCATTTATATGAGTACTTTCGTATTAGCGGTATTAACATTAATTATCGCTTGGCTCGTATTAAAGCCATCTACACAAACAAGTGAACAATAG
- a CDS encoding ArsR/SmtB family transcription factor — protein sequence MTSSAAKYDVFQAIADPTRREVLRLLSDKELPISKITDHFPMSRTAVVKHLHILSEANLVSGRKVGREKLYCLQPEPLEELKQWLSYYEQFWNNKLSMLKYVVENEE from the coding sequence GTGACCTCGTCAGCAGCGAAATACGATGTATTTCAAGCGATTGCCGATCCAACCCGCCGAGAAGTATTACGGTTATTAAGTGATAAAGAATTACCGATTTCAAAAATAACGGATCATTTTCCGATGAGCCGCACAGCTGTCGTGAAACATCTTCACATTCTTTCAGAAGCAAATTTAGTGAGTGGAAGAAAGGTTGGGAGAGAAAAGTTATATTGTTTACAACCTGAACCGTTAGAAGAATTAAAGCAGTGGCTCTCGTATTATGAGCAGTTTTGGAATAATAAATTGTCCATGCTTAAGTATGTCGTGGAAAACGAGGAATAG
- a CDS encoding SRPBCC family protein, producing MEQHTLNDIKQTVIFNAPIQKVWNTVSTAEGIASWFMPNDFERKEGHEFHVQSPFGPSPCKVLEIDEPNRLSFSWDTDGWIVSFILKDLGDKTEFTLIHGGWKHPDEILPKANAKSSIIRERMNGGWVAIVNEKLKKVVEG from the coding sequence ATGGAACAACATACATTAAATGATATTAAACAAACTGTTATTTTTAATGCGCCTATTCAAAAAGTATGGAATACAGTATCTACTGCAGAAGGAATCGCATCTTGGTTTATGCCAAATGATTTTGAACGAAAAGAAGGACATGAATTTCATGTACAATCACCGTTCGGACCATCACCATGTAAAGTGTTAGAGATTGATGAACCGAATCGTTTATCATTTTCGTGGGATACAGATGGATGGATCGTTTCATTTATTTTGAAAGACTTAGGAGATAAAACAGAGTTTACTCTTATTCATGGCGGCTGGAAACACCCTGATGAAATTCTTCCGAAAGCGAATGCGAAGAGCTCTATTATTCGCGAAAGAATGAATGGTGGCTGGGTAGCAATTGTAAATGAAAAACTGAAAAAGGTTGTCGAGGGCTAA
- a CDS encoding DUF3973 domain-containing protein: protein MFYCINCSEIHHEKHVSDKVFKNGFYIDPFLGERYHLGMCKDVHHHEKAEVMLTTKETETPQSIMNTLPTHVVPT, encoded by the coding sequence ATGTTTTACTGCATTAATTGTTCTGAAATTCATCATGAAAAACATGTGAGTGATAAAGTATTTAAAAACGGTTTTTATATCGATCCATTTTTAGGGGAGCGTTATCACCTTGGTATGTGTAAAGATGTACATCACCATGAAAAGGCAGAAGTCATGTTAACTACAAAGGAAACCGAAACGCCACAATCCATTATGAATACTTTACCAACTCATGTCGTTCCTACTTAA
- a CDS encoding sporulation protein Cse60 codes for MIRVKVFDESHEKDLEDAVNTFLKKVDDGKLVDIKYQVGVSINDDENQIYCFSAMVVYKT; via the coding sequence ATGATTCGCGTTAAGGTGTTTGATGAGAGTCATGAAAAAGACTTAGAGGACGCTGTAAATACATTTTTAAAAAAAGTTGATGATGGAAAGCTTGTAGATATTAAGTATCAAGTAGGTGTTTCTATTAACGACGATGAAAATCAAATTTATTGTTTTTCAGCAATGGTTGTCTATAAAACATAA
- a CDS encoding DUF2553 family protein yields the protein MGHTIKIDITNKVVAKFRADYLELYTSKFMIGKFYVYTEEKQYVLEDGYIYEDGKFYRIIDTHRGNNQAAEGCDLGWC from the coding sequence GTGGGGCACACAATTAAAATTGATATTACAAATAAAGTTGTAGCTAAATTCAGGGCAGATTATTTGGAATTATATACGAGTAAATTTATGATAGGTAAGTTTTATGTCTATACTGAAGAGAAGCAGTATGTGTTAGAAGACGGATATATATACGAAGATGGTAAGTTTTATCGCATCATAGATACGCACCGTGGCAATAATCAAGCGGCGGAGGGCTGCGATCTAGGATGGTGTTAG
- a CDS encoding CarD family transcriptional regulator, whose amino-acid sequence MEVDDLFQIGDKIVYPMQGAGIIEAIEEKEVLGTTRQYCVIRIISNDMQVMLPMDQIQKSGIRYIVDKDTLDDVLLEFQHGESDSSLSWKQRYTMNMEKMKNGNLQDSAEVVRDLLRRNKERALNASEKQMLDNARRMLISEVALVQDVSENQATEFLQDTINH is encoded by the coding sequence ATGGAGGTGGATGATTTGTTTCAAATCGGTGATAAAATCGTTTATCCAATGCAAGGTGCAGGAATCATTGAAGCCATCGAAGAAAAAGAAGTGTTAGGTACTACACGTCAATATTGTGTCATACGCATTATTAGTAACGATATGCAAGTAATGCTTCCGATGGATCAAATACAGAAATCAGGCATACGTTATATTGTAGACAAGGACACATTAGACGATGTACTTCTTGAATTTCAACATGGAGAATCAGATTCATCACTCTCTTGGAAACAAAGATATACGATGAATATGGAGAAAATGAAAAATGGAAATCTTCAAGATAGTGCAGAAGTTGTTCGTGATTTACTCCGCCGCAATAAAGAGAGAGCATTAAATGCGAGCGAAAAACAAATGTTAGATAATGCGCGCAGAATGCTGATTAGCGAAGTCGCACTCGTACAAGATGTTTCAGAAAACCAAGCAACTGAATTTCTTCAAGATACAATTAATCACTAA
- a CDS encoding DUF3888 domain-containing protein codes for MKRIFAMVVIICAVFSAFPNHSWAKETREQLLESALLNRYYPVIRQVTEDQFECGSVINIKRLGKKEEFIPKFTVTIQIVTFQGPHNPPNDLITITVEDDLTDVKVTKVERVKNVSGDAVHKACAQWNKKMKAHFNDLQQ; via the coding sequence ATGAAAAGAATATTTGCGATGGTTGTAATCATATGTGCGGTTTTTTCCGCTTTCCCTAATCATTCTTGGGCAAAAGAAACGAGGGAACAGCTTTTAGAAAGTGCTTTGCTTAATCGGTATTATCCGGTTATAAGACAAGTAACGGAAGATCAATTTGAATGTGGATCAGTTATAAATATAAAACGTTTAGGAAAAAAAGAAGAGTTTATACCTAAATTCACAGTTACGATACAAATTGTTACATTCCAAGGCCCGCACAATCCGCCGAATGACCTTATTACAATTACTGTAGAAGATGATTTAACAGATGTGAAAGTAACGAAAGTAGAACGGGTCAAAAACGTTTCTGGGGACGCTGTACATAAGGCTTGTGCACAATGGAATAAAAAAATGAAAGCTCATTTTAATGATTTGCAGCAGTAG
- the moaD gene encoding molybdopterin converting factor subunit 1: MIRVLLFAHLQEEVGTNELKIEQENITVTELKNILTKEYDVAVSEQIMVAINEEYANEEDNIQAGDVVALIPPVSGG; the protein is encoded by the coding sequence ATGATACGAGTACTATTATTTGCACATTTGCAAGAAGAAGTAGGAACGAATGAATTGAAGATAGAGCAAGAAAATATTACTGTTACGGAGCTGAAAAATATTCTGACGAAAGAATATGACGTAGCGGTTTCAGAGCAAATTATGGTTGCGATTAATGAAGAATATGCAAATGAAGAAGATAACATACAAGCCGGTGATGTTGTTGCATTAATTCCGCCAGTGAGTGGTGGTTAA
- a CDS encoding molybdenum cofactor biosynthesis protein MoaE: MTNTYYEVMDTEVSIEAVTKKVIRRECGAVTTFIGTVREFTKGRRTLYLEYVAYKTMAEKMLEKIGAEVQEKWPGTHVAITHRIGTLQISDIAVVVAVSTPHRKEAYEANEYIMERIKQIVPIWKKEFWEDGDSWIGDQLEKTPYPAGEPGREL; encoded by the coding sequence ATGACAAATACGTATTATGAAGTAATGGATACAGAGGTTTCAATTGAAGCGGTGACAAAGAAAGTAATTCGCCGTGAATGTGGTGCTGTAACGACTTTTATCGGAACGGTTAGGGAGTTTACGAAAGGGCGACGCACATTATATTTAGAATACGTAGCTTATAAGACGATGGCGGAAAAGATGTTAGAAAAAATCGGAGCAGAAGTGCAAGAGAAATGGCCTGGTACACATGTTGCGATTACACATCGCATTGGCACACTGCAAATTTCTGACATTGCTGTTGTTGTTGCTGTATCAACGCCGCATCGTAAAGAAGCTTATGAGGCGAATGAATATATTATGGAGCGTATTAAACAAATTGTCCCGATTTGGAAAAAAGAGTTTTGGGAAGATGGGGATTCTTGGATTGGTGATCAATTAGAAAAAACACCGTATCCAGCTGGAGAGCCTGGAAGGGAGCTATAA
- the mobB gene encoding molybdopterin-guanine dinucleotide biosynthesis protein B yields MGRTASILQVVGYQNSGKTTFVEKMVRVLTGEGMKVATIKHHGHGGIPEVPQKDSERHRKAGAVVSGVEGAGLLALSSLRDKWSVQEIVRLYEFFEVDMIVIEGYKKEKYPKVVLLRSMEDVALLHKVENVVAVITWYEVPSSLREAYKIFHIAEEELYIEWFVQTVRSAK; encoded by the coding sequence ATGGGCAGAACCGCTTCAATCTTACAAGTAGTAGGATATCAAAATAGCGGAAAAACGACATTTGTTGAAAAAATGGTGCGTGTTTTAACAGGAGAAGGGATGAAAGTCGCTACAATTAAACATCATGGGCATGGCGGTATTCCGGAAGTGCCGCAAAAAGATAGTGAAAGACATCGGAAAGCTGGCGCTGTTGTAAGTGGTGTAGAAGGTGCTGGATTATTAGCTTTGTCTTCACTTAGAGATAAATGGTCTGTACAAGAAATCGTTCGCTTGTATGAATTTTTTGAAGTGGATATGATTGTAATAGAAGGATATAAAAAAGAAAAGTATCCAAAAGTGGTTTTACTTCGCTCGATGGAAGACGTGGCTTTATTACATAAAGTAGAGAATGTAGTAGCGGTTATTACATGGTATGAGGTTCCTTCGAGTTTACGAGAAGCGTATAAAATATTTCATATCGCAGAAGAAGAGTTATATATAGAATGGTTTGTACAAACGGTTAGGAGTGCAAAATGA
- the glp gene encoding gephyrin-like molybdotransferase Glp: MLEKRVPIPVAEAMERVMKYAQQGTIEEVFITDSYGRILGEDVIADHDVPHFDRSPYDGFAIRAEDTKKASQENPIEFEVVGEIGAGAVFAEEVNPFQAVRIMTGAAIPKSCNAVVMLELTDGFEKNGKTYMKLKRPFQNGDNVSFKGEDIKQNQILVEKGVVINPGVAALLATFGYSTVKVVKQPVIGIVTTGSELLEVHEPLEPGKIRNSNFYMIAAQITRVGGKVRYYGQLADELDACFEAVKSAMDEVDILITTGGVSVGDYDYLPAIYERLKANVLFNKIAMRPGSVTTVAEVEGKLLFGLSGNPSACYVGFELFVRPIIKTYLYSKEPHVYRADAILQKDFPKPNPFTRFVRAKVDIVNGVLQAIPVGLDKSSAVSSLADANAFIVLPGGTRGFEAGMTVSVLLLESDQGSEWLWAEPLQSYK, encoded by the coding sequence ATGCTAGAAAAAAGAGTGCCAATTCCAGTAGCGGAAGCAATGGAGAGAGTGATGAAATATGCTCAGCAAGGTACAATAGAAGAGGTATTTATTACAGACAGCTATGGAAGAATTCTTGGAGAAGATGTTATAGCCGATCATGATGTTCCGCATTTTGATCGTTCTCCTTATGATGGCTTTGCGATTCGGGCAGAAGATACGAAAAAGGCAAGTCAAGAAAACCCAATTGAGTTTGAAGTAGTAGGAGAAATTGGGGCAGGGGCTGTTTTTGCAGAAGAAGTGAATCCTTTCCAAGCAGTTCGGATCATGACGGGTGCAGCAATTCCGAAAAGTTGTAACGCGGTCGTGATGCTGGAATTGACAGATGGATTTGAGAAAAACGGAAAAACATATATGAAGCTAAAGCGTCCTTTTCAAAATGGTGACAACGTTTCATTTAAAGGTGAAGATATAAAACAAAATCAAATACTTGTTGAAAAAGGTGTAGTAATTAATCCGGGTGTGGCGGCGCTATTAGCAACTTTTGGCTACAGTACTGTGAAAGTTGTAAAACAACCTGTTATCGGTATTGTAACGACGGGAAGTGAGCTTTTAGAAGTACACGAGCCATTGGAACCAGGGAAAATTAGAAATAGCAATTTTTATATGATTGCAGCCCAAATTACTAGAGTGGGCGGGAAAGTGCGTTATTATGGACAACTGGCTGATGAATTAGATGCGTGTTTTGAAGCTGTTAAATCAGCGATGGATGAGGTTGATATTTTAATTACTACTGGCGGTGTTTCGGTAGGGGATTATGATTATTTACCTGCTATTTATGAAAGATTAAAGGCGAATGTGCTCTTTAATAAAATTGCGATGAGACCGGGTAGTGTAACGACGGTAGCGGAAGTAGAAGGGAAACTACTTTTCGGTTTATCAGGTAACCCATCAGCTTGTTATGTAGGATTTGAATTATTTGTGCGTCCAATTATCAAAACATATCTGTATTCGAAGGAACCTCACGTATATAGAGCAGATGCTATTTTACAAAAAGATTTTCCGAAACCAAATCCATTCACACGTTTTGTAAGGGCGAAAGTGGATATTGTAAATGGTGTGCTACAAGCAATACCAGTTGGTTTAGATAAATCGAGTGCAGTATCTTCACTTGCAGATGCGAATGCCTTCATAGTACTCCCGGGAGGAACGAGAGGCTTTGAAGCAGGAATGACGGTTTCAGTGCTATTACTAGAATCGGATCAAGGAAGTGAGTGGCTATGGGCAGAACCGCTTCAATCTTACAAGTAG
- the moaC gene encoding cyclic pyranopterin monophosphate synthase MoaC: MSSFTHFNDQGRAKMVDISNKKVTVRTAIARSSILVTKEIYDKISHNEIGKGDVLAVAQIAGIMAAKRTSDIIPMCHPLLLKGVDVSFDWEKTEKQYRLLIEVKVKTEGSTGVEMEALTAASATALTVYDMCKAVDKGMIIGETYLLEKTGGKNGDYVRHS, encoded by the coding sequence ATGTCTTCATTCACACATTTTAATGACCAAGGACGCGCTAAAATGGTCGATATAAGCAACAAAAAAGTAACTGTCCGAACAGCAATTGCGCGCTCTAGCATTCTCGTTACGAAAGAAATATACGATAAAATCTCTCACAATGAAATTGGTAAAGGTGATGTATTAGCCGTTGCACAAATTGCCGGCATTATGGCTGCTAAACGTACTTCTGATATTATCCCGATGTGTCATCCTTTATTATTGAAAGGCGTTGACGTCTCTTTTGATTGGGAAAAGACAGAAAAGCAATATCGATTACTCATTGAAGTCAAAGTTAAAACAGAAGGTAGTACCGGTGTTGAAATGGAAGCTTTAACAGCTGCTTCCGCTACAGCTCTTACCGTATATGACATGTGTAAGGCTGTCGATAAAGGCATGATTATTGGTGAAACTTATTTACTTGAAAAAACAGGCGGAAAAAACGGAGATTACGTTAGACATTCTTAA
- a CDS encoding molybdopterin-synthase adenylyltransferase MoeB gives MQERYSRQILFSGIGEEGQRKIRKKHVLIIGAGALGAANAEAIVRAGVGKVTIADRDYVEWSNLQRQQLYTEEDARQYKPKAVAASEHLKAINSEVEIVPVVTDVTVQEMEALIKDVDLILDATDNFETRLLINDISQKYNIPWIYGGCVGSYGVTYTIRPGKTPCFRCLMEHPASGATCDTVGIIQPAVQLVVAHQVTEALKILVEDFEALRETMLSFDVWNNQHMAFKVNRQKKDTCLSCGKLRTYPSLAFEAQTKTEVLCGRNTIQIRPGVTQPLNLEEIKKRLQKSVDVKATPYLLSFPVEEYRFVLFTDGRAFIHGTNDLKVAKRLYASYIG, from the coding sequence ATGCAGGAGCGTTATTCAAGGCAAATATTATTTTCTGGCATTGGGGAAGAAGGGCAAAGGAAAATAAGAAAGAAGCATGTGCTCATTATCGGTGCTGGTGCACTTGGGGCTGCAAATGCAGAAGCGATTGTTAGAGCAGGTGTTGGAAAAGTAACAATTGCTGATCGTGATTATGTAGAATGGAGTAACTTGCAAAGACAACAGTTATATACAGAAGAAGATGCAAGGCAGTACAAGCCGAAAGCAGTCGCAGCTTCAGAGCATTTAAAAGCGATCAATTCTGAAGTGGAAATTGTACCAGTTGTGACCGACGTAACGGTGCAAGAAATGGAAGCATTAATTAAAGATGTAGATTTAATATTAGATGCGACTGATAATTTTGAAACGCGCCTTCTTATTAATGATATTTCACAAAAATATAATATCCCGTGGATATATGGAGGGTGCGTTGGTAGCTACGGAGTGACCTATACAATTCGTCCAGGAAAAACGCCTTGTTTCCGTTGTTTAATGGAGCATCCAGCGAGCGGAGCGACATGTGATACAGTTGGTATTATACAGCCTGCTGTACAATTAGTAGTTGCGCATCAAGTAACAGAAGCTTTAAAAATATTGGTAGAAGATTTCGAGGCACTTCGTGAAACGATGTTATCATTTGATGTTTGGAATAATCAACATATGGCATTTAAAGTGAATAGACAGAAAAAAGATACTTGTTTATCTTGTGGAAAGCTTCGTACATATCCAAGTTTGGCGTTTGAAGCCCAAACGAAAACAGAGGTGTTATGCGGAAGAAATACGATTCAAATTCGTCCGGGAGTGACTCAGCCTCTTAATTTAGAAGAAATTAAAAAGCGCTTACAAAAAAGTGTAGATGTAAAGGCTACACCGTATTTACTATCATTTCCGGTTGAAGAGTATCGTTTCGTTTTATTTACGGACGGTAGAGCATTTATTCATGGGACAAATGATTTGAAAGTGGCAAAAAGATTATATGCAAGTTATATAGGGTGA
- the moaA gene encoding GTP 3',8-cyclase MoaA, whose product MQEKVKDFFGRPLQDLRISVIDRCNFRCTYCMPAEVFGLDYAFLQEEFLLTFDEIERLAKLFVSIGVQKIRLTGGEPLLRKDVTKLIERLVKIDGLVDIGLTTNAIHLTKQAKALKEAGLHRVNVSLDAIEDDVFRNINGRNISTKPVLKGIMAAKEAGLEVKVNMVVKKGMNDSQVLPMAAYFKEQGISLRFIEFMDVGSTNGWNFDQVITKRDLIEMIHKIYPIEPAEAHYFGEVAKRYRYVGTNVEVGFITSVSESFCSSCTRARISADGKFYTCLFATEGMDLRKLLRNNLSDDDLLQVIQDVWNNRKDRYSDERTEESAKNRPKIEMSYIGG is encoded by the coding sequence ATGCAGGAGAAGGTTAAAGATTTTTTCGGACGCCCACTTCAAGATTTACGCATCTCTGTCATTGATCGTTGTAACTTTCGGTGTACATATTGTATGCCGGCTGAAGTATTCGGACTTGATTATGCTTTTTTACAGGAAGAGTTTTTACTGACATTTGATGAAATTGAGCGATTAGCGAAATTGTTTGTTAGTATTGGTGTACAAAAAATTAGACTTACAGGTGGTGAACCGCTACTGCGTAAGGATGTAACAAAACTCATCGAACGTCTTGTGAAAATTGATGGTTTAGTAGACATAGGGTTAACAACAAATGCGATTCATTTGACGAAACAAGCGAAAGCACTAAAAGAAGCTGGATTACACCGAGTGAATGTTAGTTTAGATGCGATAGAAGATGATGTGTTCCGAAATATTAATGGTCGGAATATTAGTACAAAACCTGTATTGAAAGGAATTATGGCAGCGAAAGAGGCGGGGCTTGAAGTAAAGGTAAATATGGTTGTGAAAAAAGGTATGAACGATAGTCAAGTTCTTCCGATGGCTGCTTATTTTAAAGAACAGGGAATTTCACTCAGGTTTATTGAGTTTATGGATGTTGGTAGTACGAATGGTTGGAATTTTGATCAAGTTATTACGAAGCGAGATTTGATTGAAATGATTCATAAAATATATCCAATCGAGCCTGCTGAAGCTCATTATTTTGGAGAGGTTGCGAAGCGTTATCGATATGTTGGAACGAATGTAGAAGTTGGTTTTATTACTTCCGTTTCTGAGTCGTTCTGCTCTTCTTGTACGAGAGCAAGGATTTCGGCAGATGGGAAGTTTTATACTTGTTTGTTTGCTACAGAAGGAATGGATTTAAGAAAGCTTCTTAGAAATAATCTCTCGGATGATGATTTGTTACAAGTAATACAAGATGTATGGAATAATAGAAAAGATCGATATTCAGATGAGCGGACAGAAGAAAGTGCAAAAAATCGTCCGAAGATTGAAATGTCTTATATAGGTGGATAA
- a CDS encoding spore germination protein produces the protein MGIKMRKIKIINNTGAVNVGDCYDISPLAVAKIYAGAGGSSVATFFNGKRMPAGAIRTSVFIPPLATSTRTLGS, from the coding sequence ATGGGTATTAAAATGCGTAAAATAAAAATTATTAATAATACGGGGGCCGTTAATGTGGGCGACTGTTATGATATCTCACCTTTAGCTGTAGCGAAAATATATGCTGGTGCTGGAGGGTCAAGTGTGGCTACTTTTTTTAATGGAAAACGTATGCCAGCAGGTGCAATTAGAACATCAGTGTTTATTCCACCATTAGCGACAAGTACACGTACATTAGGCTCATAA
- a CDS encoding rhodanese-like domain-containing protein, with translation MTEVKIITTEEVQERLENGETLFLVDVREDEEVAQGKIPEAVHIKMGDIPNKVDFFDKENEYIFICRSGMRSENVCHYLNEQGFKTVNMVGGMLQYEGETK, from the coding sequence ATGACAGAAGTAAAAATAATTACAACAGAAGAAGTGCAGGAACGTTTAGAAAATGGCGAAACGTTATTTTTAGTAGATGTACGTGAGGACGAGGAAGTAGCACAAGGGAAAATTCCAGAAGCTGTACATATTAAGATGGGTGATATTCCAAATAAAGTAGATTTCTTTGATAAAGAGAATGAATATATTTTTATTTGTCGTTCAGGCATGCGCAGTGAAAATGTGTGTCACTATTTAAATGAGCAAGGATTTAAAACAGTGAACATGGTTGGCGGTATGCTTCAATATGAAGGCGAAACGAAATAA